TGACCCTGGCCAACCCGCTGGGCCGGGTGCTGCTGCAGTTCCCGGTGCCGCTGGATACCGATGTCGACCGCCTGCGCGACATCCTGCTGGAAACCTTCGCCGCCCATCCCGCGGTGCTCGACGACCCGGCGCCCTCGCAGACGCTCGACGGCATCGCCGCCACCGGCATCAGCGTCACCGCGGTGGGCTTCACCGATTCCCCGCGCAGCGCCGGCGGCGTGCGCAGCGAACTGCTGTTCACCCTGCTGCGGCGGTTGCGCGAGGAAGGCATCCGCCTGGCGCCGATGGCGCAGAGCATCCGCGTGCTGCGTGACGAGGCCGGGTTGTTCGTGCAGGACGATCCCGCCGCGGAGGACGGCGCATGAGCGCCTACGTGGTTGGGCTGACCGGCGGCGTCGCCTCGGGCAAGACCGAAGTGGAACGGCGCTTCGCCGCGCTCCGGGTGGCCGTGGCGGACGCCGACGTCGCCGCCCGCGAAGCGGTCGCGCTGGGCAGCGAGGGACTGGCGGACGTGGTCGCCACGTTCGGTACCGGGGTGTTGCAGGCCGATGGCAACCTCGACCGCGCGCGCATGCGCCAGCTCGTGTTTGCCGACGACGACGCACGCCGTCGGCTGGAAGCCATCGTCCACCCGCAGGTGCGCATCCGCCTGCGCGCGGCCTGCGCGGCGGCATCCGGCCCCTACGCGATCGCGGCGATTCCGCTGCTGGCCGAGGGCGGTCGCGGCCATTACCCGTGGATCGACCGGGTGCTGGTGGTGGACGTGCCACGCGCGGTGCAGCTGGCCCGCCTGCAACGGCGCGACGGCATCGACGCCGTGCTGGCCGAACGCATGCTGGCGGCCCAGGTCGATCGGGACACGCGGCTGGCGGTGGCGGACGACGTGATCTACAACGACGGCCCGCTCGCGGCGCTCGACGCACATGTCGCGGCGCTGGACGCG
This portion of the Luteimonas yindakuii genome encodes:
- the coaE gene encoding dephospho-CoA kinase (Dephospho-CoA kinase (CoaE) performs the final step in coenzyme A biosynthesis.), which produces MSAYVVGLTGGVASGKTEVERRFAALRVAVADADVAAREAVALGSEGLADVVATFGTGVLQADGNLDRARMRQLVFADDDARRRLEAIVHPQVRIRLRAACAAASGPYAIAAIPLLAEGGRGHYPWIDRVLVVDVPRAVQLARLQRRDGIDAVLAERMLAAQVDRDTRLAVADDVIYNDGPLAALDAHVAALDAQYRRLAGARG